Proteins from a genomic interval of Streptomyces fodineus:
- a CDS encoding cold-shock protein, whose product MAQGTVKWFNAEKGYGFIAVDGGADVFVHYSAIQMDGYRTLEEGQRVDFEISQGQKGPQADMVRLATS is encoded by the coding sequence ATGGCTCAGGGCACCGTCAAGTGGTTCAACGCGGAGAAGGGGTACGGCTTCATCGCGGTCGACGGTGGTGCGGATGTTTTCGTCCACTACAGCGCGATCCAGATGGACGGTTACCGCACCCTGGAAGAGGGGCAGCGGGTCGACTTCGAGATCTCGCAGGGTCAGAAGGGCCCGCAGGCGGACATGGTCCGGCTGGCGACCAGCTGA
- the groL gene encoding chaperonin GroEL (60 kDa chaperone family; promotes refolding of misfolded polypeptides especially under stressful conditions; forms two stacked rings of heptamers to form a barrel-shaped 14mer; ends can be capped by GroES; misfolded proteins enter the barrel where they are refolded when GroES binds), producing the protein MAKIIAFDEEARRGLERGMNQLADAVKVTLGPKGRNVVLEKKWGAPTITNDGVSIAKEIELEDPYEKIGAELVKEVAKKTDDVAGDGTTTATVLAQALVKEGLRNVAAGANPMALKRGIEKAVEAVSAALLEQAKDVETKEQIASTASISAADTQIGELIAEAMDKVGKEGVITVEESNTFGLELELTEGMRFDKGYISAYFATDMERMESVLEDPYILIANSKISSVKDLLPLLEKVMQSGKPLLIIAEDVEGEALSTLVVNKIRGTFKSVAVKAPGFGDRRKAMLGDIAILTGGEVISEEVGLKLENATLDLLGRARKVVITKDETTIVDGAGSSEQVGGRVNQIRAEIENSDSDYDREKLQERLAKLAGGVAVIKAGAATEVELKERKHRIEDAVRNAKAAVEEGIVAGGGVALLQASSVFEKLDLSGDEATGANAVRIALEAPLKQIAVNGGLEGGVVVEKVRNLAVGHGLNAATGEYVDMIAEGIIDPAKVTRSALQNAASIAALFLTTEAVIADKPEKAAAPAGGGMPGGDMDF; encoded by the coding sequence ATGGCCAAGATCATCGCGTTCGACGAGGAGGCGCGGCGCGGCCTCGAGCGCGGCATGAACCAGCTCGCGGACGCCGTGAAGGTGACGCTCGGCCCCAAGGGTCGCAACGTCGTCCTCGAGAAGAAGTGGGGCGCCCCCACGATCACCAACGATGGTGTCTCCATCGCCAAGGAGATCGAGCTCGAGGACCCGTACGAGAAGATCGGCGCCGAGCTGGTCAAGGAAGTCGCCAAGAAGACGGACGACGTCGCCGGTGACGGTACGACCACCGCGACCGTGCTCGCCCAGGCCCTGGTCAAGGAGGGCCTGCGCAACGTAGCCGCCGGCGCCAACCCGATGGCTCTCAAGCGCGGTATCGAGAAGGCCGTCGAGGCCGTCTCCGCCGCCCTGCTGGAGCAGGCGAAGGACGTCGAGACCAAGGAGCAGATCGCCTCCACCGCGTCCATCTCCGCCGCCGACACCCAGATCGGCGAGCTGATCGCCGAGGCCATGGACAAGGTCGGCAAGGAAGGTGTCATCACCGTCGAGGAGAGCAACACCTTCGGTCTGGAGCTCGAGCTCACCGAGGGCATGCGCTTCGACAAGGGCTACATCTCCGCCTACTTCGCGACCGACATGGAGCGCATGGAGTCGGTGCTCGAGGACCCGTACATCCTCATCGCCAACTCCAAGATCTCCTCGGTCAAGGACCTGCTCCCGCTGCTGGAGAAGGTCATGCAGTCCGGCAAGCCGCTGCTGATCATCGCCGAGGACGTCGAGGGCGAGGCCCTGTCGACCCTGGTCGTCAACAAGATCCGCGGCACCTTCAAGTCCGTCGCCGTCAAGGCCCCGGGCTTCGGTGACCGCCGCAAGGCCATGCTCGGCGACATCGCCATCCTCACGGGCGGCGAGGTCATCTCCGAGGAGGTCGGCCTCAAGCTGGAGAACGCGACCCTGGACCTCCTGGGCCGCGCCCGCAAGGTCGTCATCACCAAGGACGAGACCACCATCGTCGACGGTGCCGGCTCCTCGGAGCAGGTCGGCGGTCGCGTGAACCAGATCCGCGCCGAGATCGAGAACAGCGACTCGGACTACGACCGCGAGAAGCTGCAGGAGCGCCTGGCGAAGCTCGCCGGCGGTGTCGCGGTCATCAAGGCCGGTGCCGCCACCGAGGTGGAGCTCAAGGAGCGCAAGCACCGCATCGAGGACGCCGTCCGCAACGCCAAGGCGGCCGTCGAGGAGGGCATCGTCGCCGGTGGTGGCGTGGCCCTGCTGCAGGCCTCCTCGGTCTTCGAGAAGCTGGACCTGTCGGGTGACGAGGCGACCGGCGCCAACGCCGTGCGCATCGCGCTGGAGGCCCCGCTGAAGCAGATCGCCGTCAACGGTGGTCTCGAGGGTGGCGTCGTCGTGGAGAAGGTGCGCAACCTGGCCGTCGGCCACGGTCTGAACGCCGCCACGGGCGAATACGTCGACATGATCGCCGAGGGCATCATCGACCCGGCGAAGGTGACCCGTTCCGCCCTGCAGAACGCCGCCTCCATCGCCGCGCTGTTCCTCACCACCGAGGCCGTCATCGCCGACAAGCCGGAGAAGGCCGCCGCGCCGGCCGGCGGCGGCATGCCGGGCGGTGACATGGACTTCTGA
- a CDS encoding Uma2 family endonuclease, producing the protein MTPDTEERPQMSVEDFEELVRRAPRELRNRLEFLGGRLCIRHGPLDVEEFEELAAAAPETVRLEYVNGKVVVKAMPDGSHTSIFMWLLRQCMQQRPDLDLAPERGVKAEAYRKGRAITDGFLAPVDHFRGHGNWSDTDGALMAVEITSHDRDTDQRDRIDKPVGYAAAGIPVYLLIDRDSSTVSVYSEPKDGRYLQCSTRRWGATVELPPPVSITLDTEKLKDYAD; encoded by the coding sequence ATGACCCCTGACACCGAAGAACGCCCGCAGATGTCCGTCGAGGACTTCGAGGAACTCGTCCGCAGGGCTCCGAGGGAGCTGCGGAACCGGCTCGAGTTCCTGGGCGGAAGGCTGTGCATCCGGCACGGGCCGCTCGACGTGGAGGAGTTCGAGGAACTGGCCGCAGCCGCCCCCGAAACCGTGCGGCTTGAGTACGTCAACGGAAAGGTAGTAGTCAAGGCCATGCCGGACGGCAGCCACACGTCGATCTTCATGTGGCTGCTGCGCCAGTGCATGCAGCAACGGCCTGACCTGGACCTCGCGCCCGAGAGGGGCGTCAAGGCCGAGGCCTACCGCAAGGGCCGCGCCATCACGGATGGCTTCCTCGCTCCGGTGGACCACTTCAGGGGCCACGGCAACTGGTCCGACACCGACGGCGCCCTCATGGCCGTGGAGATCACCTCCCACGACCGCGACACCGACCAGCGCGACCGCATCGACAAGCCCGTGGGTTACGCGGCGGCCGGGATCCCCGTCTATCTGCTCATCGACCGCGACAGCAGCACGGTCAGCGTGTACAGCGAACCGAAGGACGGGCGTTACCTCCAGTGCTCCACCCGCCGCTGGGGGGCGACCGTCGAACTGCCGCCTCCGGTGAGCATCACCCTCGACACCGAGAAGCTCAAGGACTACGCCGACTGA
- a CDS encoding SigE family RNA polymerase sigma factor produces MTEDEFDAFYAAAFPRLTGQLYAFTGDHGEAQDVVQEAFVRAWDRRKSFLADSAPEAWIRTVALRLAVSRWRRARRWLELVRRHTPPESTPGPGPEHAALVAALRQLPQAQRLAIVLHHLCDLSVEQVASETGAPVGTVKARLSRGRAALAKQLGTDEADEPVRKEGGRVG; encoded by the coding sequence ATGACCGAGGACGAGTTCGACGCTTTCTACGCGGCCGCGTTCCCCCGCCTGACCGGGCAGCTCTATGCCTTCACCGGAGACCACGGCGAGGCTCAGGACGTGGTACAGGAGGCGTTCGTACGCGCCTGGGACCGGCGGAAGTCCTTCCTGGCCGACAGCGCCCCCGAGGCCTGGATCCGCACGGTCGCCCTACGGCTGGCGGTCAGCCGCTGGCGGCGCGCCAGGCGCTGGCTGGAACTGGTACGACGGCACACACCACCCGAGTCCACTCCGGGCCCGGGTCCCGAACACGCCGCGCTGGTGGCCGCGTTGCGCCAATTGCCCCAGGCGCAGCGGTTGGCGATCGTCCTGCACCATCTGTGCGACTTGAGTGTCGAGCAGGTAGCCTCCGAGACCGGCGCGCCCGTGGGCACGGTCAAGGCCCGGCTGTCCCGGGGCCGGGCCGCCCTGGCGAAGCAGCTGGGCACGGACGAGGCCGATGAGCCGGTACGGAAGGAGGGCGGCCGTGTCGGATGA
- a CDS encoding sigma factor-like helix-turn-helix DNA-binding protein → MRTGARIHDDFAAYARTCWPRLLRTAWLLTGDLPDADDLARRTLIRVYGRWRRVPRNDVDFHVRRQLVRSWLRRPWPLGRRADRRRAVLVLRYGEGLPDAQIGQLLGVSTGAVRHIGKRGVKAAGGDERRLRKAYAAEAGDLVPSPVPLDAVTVRGRARRRRRAAVVAGGCAVVVLVAGGFVVTGLVGGTGGGASNGTAAGRAVGSVRIVAPGERVQAAPGVEMWLTADGSHWSTPEQANQFRGLDAYPRHTPGVSLHAEPVKGSYFLSGLYYGVTGDPGRVEVSTGHGEVAAKVLTLAGSPGWGVWYTSTPLSAQDTKTLIVDGMERAGSAGSTGDTGGGEGVTVYDAAGAVVARLRSGGWQA, encoded by the coding sequence ATGCGGACGGGTGCCCGGATCCATGACGACTTCGCCGCCTACGCGCGTACCTGCTGGCCCCGGCTCCTTCGCACCGCGTGGTTGCTCACCGGGGATCTGCCCGACGCGGACGACCTGGCGAGGAGGACGCTCATACGGGTATACGGGCGCTGGCGCCGCGTTCCGCGCAACGACGTGGACTTCCACGTACGGCGTCAGCTCGTGCGGAGCTGGTTGCGGCGGCCGTGGCCGCTCGGGCGGCGGGCCGACCGGCGGCGGGCCGTGCTGGTGCTGCGGTACGGGGAGGGCCTGCCGGACGCGCAGATCGGCCAGTTGCTCGGCGTCTCCACGGGCGCGGTGCGCCACATCGGCAAGCGGGGCGTGAAGGCGGCCGGGGGCGATGAGCGGCGGCTGCGGAAGGCCTACGCCGCCGAGGCCGGGGACCTGGTTCCCTCCCCGGTCCCGCTGGACGCGGTGACCGTGCGGGGACGGGCGCGGCGGCGGCGCCGGGCCGCGGTGGTCGCCGGTGGCTGTGCGGTGGTGGTGCTGGTGGCCGGGGGGTTCGTCGTCACCGGCCTGGTCGGCGGGACCGGCGGCGGTGCGTCGAACGGTACGGCAGCGGGGCGCGCGGTCGGTTCCGTACGAATCGTGGCGCCCGGGGAGCGGGTGCAGGCGGCGCCCGGCGTGGAGATGTGGCTGACCGCGGACGGCAGCCACTGGTCGACACCGGAACAGGCCAACCAGTTCCGCGGGTTGGACGCCTATCCGCGTCACACGCCGGGGGTGTCCTTGCATGCGGAGCCGGTGAAGGGCAGCTACTTCCTGTCCGGCCTGTACTACGGCGTCACCGGGGACCCGGGGCGAGTCGAGGTGAGCACCGGTCACGGCGAGGTCGCCGCCAAGGTGCTCACCCTGGCGGGCAGCCCCGGCTGGGGCGTCTGGTACACGAGCACGCCGCTGTCCGCGCAGGACACCAAGACGCTCATCGTCGACGGCATGGAGCGGGCCGGGAGCGCCGGGAGCACCGGGGACACCGGGGGCGGTGAGGGCGTCACGGTGTACGACGCCGCGGGCGCCGTCGTGGCACGGCTGCGGAGCGGGGGGTGGCAGGCATGA
- a CDS encoding transglycosylase domain-containing protein, producing MTPELKEGPKREPEGEPEKGPEKEPEREPGKEPEKASSPARSRRIPLRVRLRRNRGRIVRRLLAAFLALLALLCGAVVVAYKLTVIPDPHPDTVVQSTVFLDAKGGYLGRRGPVDRQDVPLSQVPRYVQDAVIAAENRSFRTDSGVSPKALVRAVAAALTGGEHQGGSTITQQYVKNALLSPEQSLSRKAREALIAVKLDRTRSKDEILQGYLDTVYFGRGAAGIQSAARNYFDVDTKNLTVSQGAALAAIINLPSYYEKAGSDPKVTATLQRRWEWVLDAMAASGNITAKQRAEARFPAFRFYPPGATDGQRQYLIDVAAKEAADRLGITEDQLAKGGYTVRTTFDLTQQDFTAELVKGQKAGKGVRLHTAVVGMEPGDGAVRVLYGGSDYARQPFNDAVSGAVEAGTAMTPLAGRRFGAPLTGLPKTTAPTPLKLTSAYAAVAAHGTYAAPYTVARITRAGRTVYSAHPDRHRVLPEQATAGVAAPARFTAGAGGGITRRTVWTVAYDNRLTLTVALFADKPGKKKDTTVPAQLPTDPSPTEFTEQTATQLWGRLR from the coding sequence ATGACCCCGGAGCTCAAGGAGGGGCCCAAGAGGGAACCCGAGGGGGAGCCGGAGAAGGGGCCCGAAAAGGAACCCGAGCGGGAGCCCGGGAAGGAGCCCGAGAAGGCCTCTTCGCCCGCCCGTTCGCGCCGCATCCCGCTCCGCGTCCGTCTGCGCCGCAACCGGGGCCGAATCGTGCGTCGGCTGCTGGCCGCCTTCCTGGCCCTGCTCGCCCTGCTGTGCGGGGCGGTCGTCGTCGCGTACAAGCTCACCGTCATTCCCGATCCGCACCCGGACACGGTCGTCCAGAGCACCGTCTTCCTCGACGCGAAGGGCGGCTATCTGGGCCGCCGGGGGCCGGTCGACCGGCAGGACGTGCCGCTGTCGCAGGTGCCGCGGTATGTGCAGGACGCGGTGATCGCCGCCGAGAACCGTTCCTTCCGGACCGACTCCGGCGTCTCCCCGAAGGCCCTCGTCCGTGCCGTCGCGGCGGCGCTGACCGGCGGCGAACACCAGGGCGGCTCCACCATCACCCAGCAGTACGTCAAGAACGCGCTGCTCAGCCCCGAGCAGAGCCTGTCACGCAAGGCGCGCGAGGCGCTGATCGCGGTCAAGCTGGACCGCACCCGCTCCAAGGACGAGATCCTCCAGGGCTACCTCGACACCGTGTACTTCGGCCGGGGCGCCGCCGGCATCCAGTCCGCCGCCCGCAACTACTTCGACGTCGACACCAAGAACCTCACCGTCTCCCAGGGCGCGGCCCTGGCCGCCATCATCAACCTCCCCTCCTACTACGAGAAGGCCGGCTCGGACCCGAAAGTCACGGCGACGCTCCAACGCCGCTGGGAGTGGGTGCTGGACGCGATGGCGGCGAGCGGGAACATCACCGCGAAACAGCGGGCCGAGGCCCGCTTCCCGGCGTTCCGGTTCTATCCGCCGGGGGCGACCGACGGGCAGCGGCAGTACCTGATCGACGTCGCGGCGAAAGAGGCCGCCGACCGGCTCGGCATCACCGAGGACCAGCTGGCCAAGGGCGGCTACACCGTGCGCACCACCTTCGACCTCACACAGCAGGACTTCACGGCGGAACTGGTCAAGGGGCAGAAGGCCGGCAAGGGGGTACGGCTCCACACCGCCGTCGTGGGCATGGAGCCCGGCGACGGTGCGGTGCGGGTCCTGTACGGGGGGTCGGACTACGCCCGGCAACCCTTCAACGACGCGGTGAGCGGGGCGGTGGAGGCGGGTACGGCGATGACGCCGCTGGCGGGCCGGCGGTTCGGGGCGCCGCTCACGGGGCTGCCGAAGACAACCGCGCCCACACCGCTGAAGCTGACGTCGGCGTACGCGGCGGTCGCGGCCCACGGCACGTATGCCGCGCCGTACACGGTCGCGCGCATCACCCGCGCAGGCCGGACCGTCTACTCCGCGCACCCCGACCGCCACCGGGTCCTGCCCGAGCAGGCGACCGCAGGGGTGGCCGCGCCGGCCCGGTTCACGGCCGGCGCGGGCGGCGGCATCACCCGCCGCACGGTGTGGACCGTCGCCTACGACAACCGGCTCACCCTGACCGTCGCGCTCTTCGCCGACAAGCCGGGCAAGAAGAAGGACACGACGGTGCCCGCGCAGCTGCCGACGGATCCCTCCCCGACGGAGTTCACGGAACAGACGGCGACTCAGCTCTGGGGCCGCTTGAGGTGA